The following are encoded together in the Novipirellula artificiosorum genome:
- a CDS encoding imm11 family protein translates to MTDRQQSNQPPYFMLTCYSPANADYIDIESYPEIDGIDSWLLGTPLSVDLSEPIRLQWDRETEGPPKKMYADNIPLMHRDLVTTLQQCGVTNLQLFPTEIVHPENKQVERDYLATNILGLIKAADLSESNYRDPSGNGLYDMDFDSLAIDPQKTFGAKLFRLAECVTGIVIARSVKESLQQAGGFGLQFVEPADWIG, encoded by the coding sequence ATGACAGATCGTCAACAGTCCAATCAGCCGCCGTACTTCATGCTGACTTGCTATTCGCCGGCAAACGCCGATTACATCGACATTGAATCGTACCCAGAAATTGATGGGATTGATTCGTGGTTGCTCGGAACGCCCCTTTCCGTTGACTTGAGCGAGCCGATTCGATTGCAGTGGGATAGAGAAACCGAAGGACCGCCCAAAAAAATGTATGCGGACAATATCCCGCTCATGCATCGCGACCTCGTGACGACACTGCAGCAATGTGGTGTTACGAACCTACAATTGTTTCCAACGGAGATTGTCCATCCCGAAAACAAACAAGTCGAACGCGACTATTTGGCCACGAATATCCTTGGACTCATCAAAGCGGCTGATTTGAGTGAGTCAAATTATCGCGATCCGTCCGGCAACGGCCTCTATGACATGGACTTCGATTCGCTCGCGATTGATCCGCAGAAAACGTTCGGTGCGAAGCTGTTTCGTTTGGCAGAATGCGTTACCGGCATTGTGATTGCACGATCGGTCAAAGAGTCCTTGCAGCAAGCTGGCGGATTTGGCCTGCAATTCGTCGAACCCGCCGATTGGATTGGATAG
- a CDS encoding FHA domain-containing protein, with product MRVVLFIVDGPHSGRRTSVLVPGCLQVGRTEAAEFVVAGDTRMSSVHFQLECDHQACRLRDLASTNGTFLNGVLISESTLKNDDAIVAGATSFKVSIEQKASVTVPQKIAPAISPSTLPDRVPEQSSVPISKPRPGEARKDIRSTQRSPGRLVASDSAGAVLEIATGMDAGRKIMLRSGQTVTVGRTEQADVVVRDPQISAKHFMLKNSRSGWQVLDLNSSAGTYLNGNHVTMQRLSSGDRIAAGSTEFTVNVGLSAVGGGESPSDLECPFRKGLYDEDKMVRREALYAAAWTRQPWLLDCLRKEAAKPSLDNFDLLYMLAVLARPSDQATVLTLGGLETLGAKRFEILAAYGHPLVIPTLLKGMAGKEMRSAIAAAAAFTKITGVEIESDVRVTLPPQDGIEPDEFEQEFLDEGFLPDCTKAQTWWQEHQSQFSACIRIATGLDVSSKPSDAVLSQLNLQSRYEACLRGKYDGSWKGKVTDGSLRRCL from the coding sequence TTGCGAGTCGTATTGTTTATCGTTGATGGCCCCCATTCGGGTCGGCGGACATCCGTGCTGGTTCCAGGGTGTTTGCAAGTTGGACGCACCGAGGCTGCGGAGTTTGTCGTTGCAGGGGACACACGAATGTCGTCGGTTCATTTCCAACTCGAATGTGATCATCAAGCGTGTCGTCTTCGTGACCTAGCTAGTACCAATGGAACGTTTCTAAACGGAGTTCTGATCTCAGAATCCACACTAAAAAACGATGACGCAATCGTCGCCGGGGCGACTTCATTCAAAGTTTCGATCGAGCAAAAAGCCTCGGTGACGGTCCCCCAAAAAATTGCTCCGGCGATTTCGCCATCGACGCTTCCCGATCGTGTTCCAGAACAGAGCTCTGTACCCATAAGCAAGCCTCGTCCGGGTGAGGCTCGGAAGGACATTCGATCGACGCAGCGCAGTCCCGGACGGCTTGTTGCGAGCGATAGCGCCGGTGCCGTGTTGGAAATTGCCACAGGAATGGATGCAGGACGCAAAATCATGCTGCGTTCGGGGCAAACGGTGACGGTAGGCCGGACGGAACAGGCGGATGTGGTTGTTCGTGATCCTCAAATCTCCGCCAAGCATTTTATGCTCAAGAACTCACGGAGCGGCTGGCAAGTTCTCGACTTGAACAGCAGTGCCGGGACGTATCTCAACGGCAACCACGTGACGATGCAGCGGCTTTCATCAGGCGACCGAATCGCTGCCGGAAGTACGGAGTTCACCGTCAACGTTGGGCTGTCAGCCGTCGGCGGCGGCGAGTCGCCATCCGACTTGGAGTGCCCATTTCGAAAGGGACTCTACGATGAAGATAAGATGGTTCGTCGCGAAGCCCTATACGCTGCCGCCTGGACTCGGCAACCTTGGTTGCTTGATTGCTTGCGAAAGGAGGCGGCAAAGCCATCGCTTGATAACTTCGATTTGCTCTACATGCTCGCCGTGCTTGCCCGCCCCTCGGATCAGGCGACCGTGTTGACGCTTGGCGGACTTGAGACCTTGGGTGCGAAACGTTTTGAAATACTCGCCGCTTACGGTCATCCCCTGGTCATCCCAACCTTGCTGAAGGGAATGGCAGGCAAAGAGATGCGAAGTGCGATTGCCGCCGCTGCCGCATTTACAAAAATCACCGGCGTCGAAATTGAATCCGACGTCCGAGTCACGCTCCCGCCGCAGGATGGAATCGAACCGGATGAGTTCGAGCAGGAGTTTCTCGACGAAGGGTTCTTGCCGGATTGCACCAAAGCACAAACTTGGTGGCAAGAACATCAAAGCCAATTTTCGGCGTGTATTCGGATAGCGACCGGTTTGGATGTCAGCTCCAAGCCAAGCGATGCGGTTTTGTCGCAACTCAACCTGCAATCACGTTACGAAGCTTGTTTGCGTGGAAAATACGACGGATCTTGGAAAGGCAAAGTCACGGACGGATCGCTGAGGAGATGCTTGTGA
- a CDS encoding SHOCT domain-containing protein, with product MPNLSDEGNQLVQDLAQRHGLSIDAVTHMLLAVYNGNGTMAQFSHPEFGGSGQWMRGGMTMVSDLFNNQLKCRVDNLCSDISNALATHQRVPFSGSFQSQNQGGSSAQSQAAGTIGSANSLFVADASSNWWPSEFGPPAAIGSQNNVRYAYFPASRRLAVTTGGDVWVYDTLNHNIGGFSQQQGVGGSINFTSQFGTVDLSTLPVISPAGVPQPSKVASVDNAVSESSCEVNPSPVGPPASPSGQEDILATLDRLGGLKEKGYITEEEFATKKAELLSRL from the coding sequence GTGCCCAATCTGTCCGACGAAGGAAATCAACTGGTCCAGGACCTCGCCCAACGACATGGCCTTTCTATCGATGCGGTGACTCATATGTTGCTTGCCGTCTACAACGGAAACGGCACCATGGCCCAGTTCAGTCATCCCGAGTTTGGTGGATCGGGCCAATGGATGCGAGGCGGGATGACGATGGTAAGTGATCTTTTCAACAACCAGTTGAAGTGTCGAGTTGATAATCTCTGTAGTGACATTTCCAACGCGCTTGCCACGCATCAACGGGTGCCTTTTAGCGGTTCCTTTCAGTCGCAAAATCAAGGTGGATCTTCGGCGCAATCGCAGGCGGCCGGAACCATCGGATCGGCCAACAGCCTGTTCGTTGCTGACGCGTCGTCGAATTGGTGGCCAAGCGAATTTGGCCCCCCTGCGGCGATCGGGTCACAGAACAACGTCCGCTATGCCTACTTCCCAGCAAGTCGGCGATTGGCGGTCACGACCGGTGGCGACGTTTGGGTTTATGACACCTTGAATCACAACATTGGCGGTTTCTCGCAGCAACAGGGTGTGGGGGGATCGATTAACTTCACCAGCCAGTTTGGAACCGTCGACCTCTCCACGCTGCCGGTGATCTCGCCCGCCGGTGTTCCGCAACCGTCCAAGGTTGCATCGGTGGATAACGCAGTCTCGGAATCATCGTGTGAAGTCAACCCGTCGCCGGTTGGGCCTCCCGCGAGTCCCAGCGGTCAGGAGGACATCCTTGCAACCTTGGATCGGCTGGGCGGCTTGAAAGAGAAGGGCTACATCACCGAAGAGGAGTTCGCGACCAAGAAGGCCGAACTGTTGTCGCGGCTGTAG
- a CDS encoding transglutaminase-like domain-containing protein has protein sequence MTLIDVRADLKYEVRIATVFLFQIAAARTDHQQVIWEQLTMEPNLSVETYQVGLEGNQLHRILVQPCELQVSYQGNVELAPEIHRSAFVGESNASEMPAEVLTYLNPSRYCESDLLARFSFEEFGQMPRGFSRVQAICDWVSEHLDYTSGSTNSSTTAADVLLQRTGVCRDYAHLAITLCRGVGIPARYVAGYAVGLQPPDFHGFMEAFLGGQWYLFDPTKMVPVSGLVRIGVGRDAADVSFATLTGDALLIEKTVWANDSDNAGPPASAGGEPPAVSLA, from the coding sequence GTGACCCTCATCGATGTTCGCGCTGACCTGAAGTACGAGGTCCGTATTGCCACCGTGTTCTTGTTTCAGATCGCGGCAGCACGCACGGATCATCAGCAAGTGATCTGGGAACAGTTGACCATGGAGCCGAACTTGAGCGTGGAAACGTACCAAGTGGGGCTTGAGGGGAACCAATTGCACCGGATTTTGGTGCAGCCGTGTGAGCTTCAAGTTTCCTATCAGGGCAATGTCGAATTGGCCCCAGAGATCCATCGATCAGCCTTTGTGGGCGAATCAAACGCTTCCGAAATGCCTGCGGAGGTCCTGACCTATTTGAACCCGAGCCGATACTGCGAGAGCGATCTGTTGGCGAGGTTTTCGTTTGAGGAATTTGGTCAGATGCCGCGCGGCTTCAGCCGCGTGCAGGCGATTTGTGATTGGGTCTCGGAGCATCTTGACTATACCTCTGGCAGCACGAATTCGTCGACGACCGCTGCAGACGTCTTGTTGCAGCGGACAGGTGTCTGTCGTGACTATGCCCATCTGGCGATCACCCTCTGTCGTGGCGTCGGCATCCCGGCACGGTACGTGGCGGGGTACGCGGTCGGTCTCCAGCCTCCGGACTTCCACGGCTTCATGGAGGCCTTCCTGGGCGGTCAATGGTATCTTTTCGACCCCACCAAAATGGTGCCCGTAAGCGGGCTGGTGCGAATCGGTGTGGGGCGAGATGCTGCCGACGTCTCGTTTGCAACCCTCACGGGCGATGCCCTGTTGATCGAAAAAACCGTGTGGGCCAACGATTCCGACAACGCTGGCCCGCCTGCGTCCGCCGGTGGCGAGCCGCCTGCCGTCTCGCTAGCGTAA